The bacterium genome includes the window CGAACTTGGCCGCCTTCCACGCCGTAAGCTCGCTGCCCTGGCAGGTCTGGCGCCATTCTCTCGCGATAGCGGCCAATGGTGTGGAAAACGCTTCATTTGTGTAGGCCGAGCACGCGTCCGGGCATCGCTCTACATGGCCGCTCTATGCGCCTCACGATACAATCCTGTCCTATCCTGCTTCTATTCTCGGCTGATTGAGAACGGCAAGCCCCAAAAACTCGCCTTGACAGCAGTCATGCGACGACTGCTCACAATCTTGAACGCTATCATCCGAGACCAAAAACCCTGGTGTAACTGCACAATAAACCCTTGACCTCAAACACAGTCACTTTCCCGAAGGCCTCGCACTTGACAAGATCGGCGGCGTTTTGCACAGTTGCCGGTGCTCAATGAGACAGGATTCATTCGTAGGAGAGGTGTCCGAGAGGCCGAAGGAGCTCGCCTGCTAAGCGAGTAAGCGTCTTAAAGCGCTTCCAGGGTTCGAATCCCTGCCTCTCCGCCAACCGCCAACTGCCAACCGCCAACGGATGAAGGATGAATAATGTGTCCAGCCGAAATCTGATAACAACTTTGTAAGGGCGCCATGCTGCCAGAAGATAACGACACGATTGCCGCGATTTCGACCGGCCCCGGAGTCGGTGCGATAGGGCTGGTGAGGCTCTCTGGGCCCGACTCGATAGCCGCCGCGGACCGCGTCTTCATTGGGTCCAAGAGCCCGAGCGAGATGGACCATTCGACAGTTCAGTTTGGCAGAATTGTTCGGGACGGGGCGGTTTTGGACGAGGTGATGCTGACGGTGCTGCGCTCACCTCGCTCCTATACGGGGGAGGACATGGTCGAGATAAGCTGCCACGGCAATCCACTGGTTCTGAAGGACGTTCTCTCCGCCGTGATAGAGACCGGGGCGAGACTTGCGACGGGAGGTGAGTTCACGAGGCGCGCGTTCTTGCGGGGCAAGATGGACCTGTGTCAGGCAGAGGCCGTGATGGAGCTTTTGTCAGCACAGACCCAGGAGGCCAAGCGAGTGGCGCTCTCACAGGTTCGGGGGAGGACGTCCACGGAGGTCGCGCGACTGCGCGAACAGGTGATACAGGTGAAGGCGGAGCTGGACGCCTCGATCGATTTTCCGGAGGACGTTACTGACGAGGCGTTGATGCGCCGTGATGCGAAGCGAGAAGGCTCCGGCGTGGAATTGCTGTCGGACACGGCTCGGCAGCTCGAGGCGATGATCGCGGCGTTTACCGCAAGCCAGCAAGTGCAGAAGCTGCCAACAGCTGCGATAGTCGGCAAGGTGAACGTGGGGAAGTCAACAATCCTAAACGCGCTGCTTGCCGAGGACCGGGTGATAACAAGCGAGGCTCCGGGAACCACCCGGGACAGGATCGACGTTGACGTCGCCCTTTTGTCAGGACGTAGAATGCGACTCAGCGACACCGCGGGGCTAGGCGTTCCCAGGGATGAGCTCGATGCCAAGGCGCGAGCCAAGATGGAAGGTGCAGCCCGCGACGCGGACGTTCTGGTGATGGTCTTCGACGCCTCGTCACCGCTTGGGGATGAGGACGTGCAGCTCGTTGAAACGTGGGGCGGAAGACCTGCCGTGCTGGTTTTGAACAAGATCGACCTAGGCGAGCGTTGGGACCCGAGCGTTCTTGTGGCCAGGTGCGAGGACTTGGCGGCAGCGCCGGTGGTCCTGACGTGCGCGATTTCGGGTTTTGGACTCGACGAGCTGGAGGCGGCGCTGGATAAGTTGCTTTGCGCTCTGCTGCCAAAGATGCGAAGCGAGGCCTGCGTTGTGGGGACAGTCAGAAATGAGCGGCTGCTTCGGAAGGCACGGGATGCGATCAACACAGCGATCAGGGCGTCCCAGGCCGGCTCGTGGCCGGAGTTTGCCAG containing:
- the mnmE gene encoding tRNA uridine-5-carboxymethylaminomethyl(34) synthesis GTPase MnmE — encoded protein: MLPEDNDTIAAISTGPGVGAIGLVRLSGPDSIAAADRVFIGSKSPSEMDHSTVQFGRIVRDGAVLDEVMLTVLRSPRSYTGEDMVEISCHGNPLVLKDVLSAVIETGARLATGGEFTRRAFLRGKMDLCQAEAVMELLSAQTQEAKRVALSQVRGRTSTEVARLREQVIQVKAELDASIDFPEDVTDEALMRRDAKREGSGVELLSDTARQLEAMIAAFTASQQVQKLPTAAIVGKVNVGKSTILNALLAEDRVITSEAPGTTRDRIDVDVALLSGRRMRLSDTAGLGVPRDELDAKARAKMEGAARDADVLVMVFDASSPLGDEDVQLVETWGGRPAVLVLNKIDLGERWDPSVLVARCEDLAAAPVVLTCAISGFGLDELEAALDKLLCALLPKMRSEACVVGTVRNERLLRKARDAINTAIRASQAGSWPEFASSDLGEALTALNEFLGIDVGVDILDEIFSRFCIGK